Proteins found in one Zea mays cultivar B73 chromosome 1, Zm-B73-REFERENCE-NAM-5.0, whole genome shotgun sequence genomic segment:
- the LOC118476082 gene encoding uncharacterized protein: MRIRVDGGATWRRWCGLGGSSNYGRLHALDRPGVSGCARARVRRRRAGNPCRGASCRFATCWRVARSDLLLCFSLRLLLADNLLVAADQSQAPSIASDGLDTGQRHRRQRGRGHQLLAPDHHQRRPRGALADAEARAFGWACRCRCRRVASHRKLAPLLGLRGSGAAPLPGVPDAAVVLDDDVREGGREAGLDRERPRRAH, encoded by the coding sequence ATGCGCATCCGCGTCGACGGTGGAGCGACCTGGCGGCGGTGGTGTGGGCTCGGCGGTAGCAGCAACTACGGCAGGCTCCACGCTTTGGATCGCCCGGGCGTCTCCGGGTGTGCTCGTGCTCGCGTGCGTCGTCGCCGTGCCGGGAATCCGTGCCGCGGAGCGTCTTGCCGTTTCGCAACTTGTTGGCGAGTAGCGCGCAGCGATCTCCTGCTCTGTTTTAGCTTGAGATTGTTACTGGCCGACAACTTGCTGGTGGCCGCGGACCAGAGCCAGGCGCCATCGATTGCTTCGGACGGACTCGATACAGGACAGCGCCACCGACGCCAGCGTGGCCGCGGCCACCAGCTGCTTGCTCCAGATCACCACCAGCGAAGACCAAGAGGAGCCCTGGCGGACGCTGAAGCCCGCGCCTTTGGATGGGCGTGCCGGTGCCGGTGCCGCCGCGTCGCGAGCCACCGAAAGCTTGCGCCTTTGCTGGGGCTCCGCGGCAGCGGCGCGGCGCCTCTTCCTGGTGTTCCTGATGCGGCCGTGGTTCTTGACGACGATGTCCGCGAGGGAGGTCGGGAAGCCGGTCTGGACCGGGAGAGGCCCCGGCGGGCGCATTGA
- the LOC103640638 gene encoding uncharacterized protein, translated as MARKPKFQHVMTMAIKKLSSSSSKASAAIDQYTFFRKQAGLFGGEEAKDSALNGRASAADWWDQYGGDYPELQEFPRRIVSQCMSSSGCERNWSTFALVHTKLRNQLSYDKLHKLVYVHYNLKLCIQHFETDMESLEQMKNSKDRNIDPCSIMIDVSMYDEGNPIMEWLCSSRSESVPTLDENDEPESPNRPSGFVLEELGGLNEEEMVLLNSRIGSGRKNGRKRNVVEEDIGDDFLSDSSEGGGSPTYNESGDSDSNDGGGDDEDGEPCGPCFAARTQPSGPGQDERVAPLRPRSKRQKKLSIKGLYMLQK; from the exons ATGGCAAGAAAACCGAAGTTCCAACATGTTATGACAATGGCCATAAAGAAACTTTCAAGCTCatcttcaaaggcttcagctgCAATTGATCAATATACTTTCTTCAGAAAGCAAGCTGGGTTATTTGGAGGAGAAGAGGCTAAAGATTCAGCACTTAATGGCCGCGCAAGTGCAG CTGATTGGTGGGATCAATATGGTGGAGACTATCCAGAATTACAAGAGTTTCCACGTCGTATTGTTTCTCAATGCATGTCCTCTAGTGGTTGTGAACGTAATTGGAGTACCTTCGCTTTGGTTCATACCAAATTGAGGAATCAATTGAGTTATGATAAGTTGCATAAACTGGTTTATGTTCACTACAACTTAAAGTTGTGCATTCAACATTTTGAAACTGATATGGAAAGTCTTGAACAAATGAAAAACTCTAAAGATAGAAACATAGATCCATGTAGCATCATGATAGATGTTTCTATGTATGATGAAGGCAACCCGATTATGGAATGGTTGTGCAGTTCTAGGAGTGAATCAGTGCCGACACTTGATGAAAATGATGAGCCTGAATCCCCTAACAGACCAAGTGGATTCGTTTTAGAGGAGTTAGGAGGATTGAATGAAGAAGAGATGGTTCTTTTAAATTCTAGGATTGGTTCTGGTAGGAAAAATGGTAGGAAAAGGAATGTTGTAGAAGAAGATATTGGAGATGATTTCTTATCAGATAGTAGTGAGGGAGGAGGTAGCCCAACCTACAACGAATCAGGTGATAGTGACTCTAATGATG GTGGTGGTGATGACGAAGATGGTGAACCTTGTGGTCCATGTTTTGCAGCTAGGACACAACCTAGTGGTCCTG GTCAAGATGAACGAGTAGCGCCTCTCCGTCCAAGATCAAAAAGGCAGAAGAAGCTCTCCATCAAGGGCCTGTACATGCTTCAGAAG TGA